In Falco biarmicus isolate bFalBia1 chromosome 6, bFalBia1.pri, whole genome shotgun sequence, the following are encoded in one genomic region:
- the NT5C1B gene encoding cytosolic 5'-nucleotidase 1B → MRGSGPEAPPPSAAAEGRQQEAEQDRAAAKAFYDSLVSKRPRPPNPQHAITVAVSSRALFDLVEEQRIYEEQGLEKYLEYQQDNENVTLKPGPAFYLVKALEHVNARLLELYPDDEERFDIVLMTSNHAQVGVRLINSINHYGLTIERFCMTGGESPIGYLTVYLTNLYLAADSEKVQEAVEAGIASATMFTANKDVAYSDTQLRVAFDGDAVLFSDESEQIVKEEGLDTFFEHEQLNENKPLAQGPLKGFLEDLGKLQKKFYAKNEQLNCPIRTFLVTARSAASSRARVLNTLRSWGLEIDETLFLEGAPKGPVLVKIRPHIFFDDQMFHIEGAQKLGTIAAHVPYGVAQKYHKSA, encoded by the exons ATGAGGGGCTCCGGGCCGGAGGCGCCGCCACCCAGCGCCGCCGCGGAGGGCCggcagcaggaggctgagcaggACCGGGCCGCGGCCAAGGCTTTCTACGACAGCCTGGTTTCCAAGAGACCCCGGCCG CCCAACCCGCAGCACGCCATCACGGTAGCGGTCTCCTCCCGAGCCCTCTTCGACCTGGTGGAGGAGCAGCGGATCTACGaagagcaggggctggagaaGTACCTGGAGTACCAGCAGGACAACGAGAACGTCACCCTCAAACCCGGCCCGGCGTTCTACTTAGTCAAG GCGCTGGAGCATGTCAATGCCCGGCTTCTTGAGCTATACCCTGATGATGAAGAACGATTTGATATTGTCCTGATGACTAGTAACCATGCCCAAGTGGGAGTGAGACTCATAAACAGCATCAATCACTACg GCTTAACAATTGAACGTTTCTGTATGACGGGAGGAGAAAGCCCTATTGGTTACCTGACTGTGTACCTCACGAACTTGTACCTCGCAGCAGACTCTGAAAAAGTGCAAGAAGCTGTAGAAGCAG GTATCGCATCAGCTACAATGTTCACTGCCAACAAAGATGTTGCTTACTCGGATACACAGTTGAGGGTGGCGTTTGATGGGGATGCCGTTCTCTTTTCTGATGAATCAGAACAGATTGTCAAAGAGGAAGGATTAGATACGTTTTTTGAACATGAACAGCTGAATGAAAATAAGCCTCTTGCACAG GGTCCTTTGAAAGGTTTTCTGGAAGACCTAGGGAAACTCCAGAAGAAGTTCTATGCAAAAAACGAACAATTAAATTGTCCCATAAGGACCTTCCTGGTCACAGCCAGAAGTGCAGCAAGCTCTAGAGCCAGAGTGTTGAATACTCTTCGTAGCTGGGGTCTGGAGATTGATGAGACACTTTTCCTAGAAGGAGCTCCTAAAGGACCAGTCCTGGTGAAAATCCGCCCTCACATTTTCTTTGATGACCAGATGTTTCACATCGAAGGAGCACAGAAATTAGGCACTATAGCTGCGCATGTTCCCTATGGCGTTGCTCAGAAATACCACAAATCTGCATGA